Genomic DNA from Pseudomonas fluorescens:
GGTCTCCAGCAACGACCACATCCATACGCGCCTGACCCATTCTCTGGAAGTCAGCTGCGTCGGGCGGTCCCTGGGCATGCGCGTGGGGGAAACCATCCGCAATGCCCTGCCTGACTGGTGCGAGCCAAGCGACCTGGGCATGGTGGTGCAATCGGCCTGCCTGGCCCACGACATTGGCAACCCGCCGTTCGGTCACTCCGGCGAGGATGCTATCCGCTATTGGTTCCAGCAGGCTGCCGGCCGTGGCTGGCTCGATGCAATGAGCGAAGCCGAGCGCAACGACTTCCTCAACTTCGAAGGTAACGCCCAGGGATTCCGCGTCCTCACCCAACTTGAATACCATCAGTTCGACGGCGGAACGCGGCTGACCTATGCCACCCTCGGCACCTATTTGAAATACCCCTGGACTGCCCGCCACGCGGACTCGCTGGGCTACAAGAAGCACAAGTTCGGTTGCTACCAGAGCGAACTGCCACTGTTGGAGCAGATTGCCCACAAACTCGGTTTGCCACAGATCGAGGATCAACGCTGGGCACGGCATCCCTTGGTGTACCTGATGGAAGCCGCCGATGACATCTGCTACGCGCTGATCGACCTGGAAGACGGCGTGGAGATGGATCTCCTGGAATACCCCCAGGTGGAATCGCTGCTCCTGGACCTGGTGGGCGATGATCTTCCGGACACTTACCGGCAGCTGGGGCCGCTGGACTCGCGGCGACGCAAACTGGCGATCCTGCGGGGCAAGGCCATCGAACACCTGACCAACGCCGCCGCCCGGGCTTTTGTCGAACAGCAGGAAGCCTTGCTTGCCGGCACGCTGCCAGGAGATCTCGTGGAGCATATGCACGGCCCTGCAAAACGCTGCGTGTTGAATGCCAAGGACATGGCGCGCCGGAAAATTTTCCAGGACAAGCGCAAGACCCTGCATGAAATCGGCGCCTACACCACGCTGGAAATCCTGCTCAACGGATTTTGCGGAGCAGCCCTTGAACAACATGGGGGCCGCACGCCTTCGTTCAAGAATCGCCGCATTCTCG
This window encodes:
- a CDS encoding deoxyguanosinetriphosphate triphosphohydrolase, which translates into the protein MDWHTLLTRERLGKPLHSPQELGRSPFHKDHDRIIFSGAFRRLGRKTQVHPVSSNDHIHTRLTHSLEVSCVGRSLGMRVGETIRNALPDWCEPSDLGMVVQSACLAHDIGNPPFGHSGEDAIRYWFQQAAGRGWLDAMSEAERNDFLNFEGNAQGFRVLTQLEYHQFDGGTRLTYATLGTYLKYPWTARHADSLGYKKHKFGCYQSELPLLEQIAHKLGLPQIEDQRWARHPLVYLMEAADDICYALIDLEDGVEMDLLEYPQVESLLLDLVGDDLPDTYRQLGPLDSRRRKLAILRGKAIEHLTNAAARAFVEQQEALLAGTLPGDLVEHMHGPAKRCVLNAKDMARRKIFQDKRKTLHEIGAYTTLEILLNGFCGAALEQHGGRTPSFKNRRILDLLGNNAPDPNGPLHGAFLRMIDFIAGMTDSYASEMAQEMTGRTRQ